TCATTTACTATAAAAATATCTCTATTTGAATCAATATTATTACAAACTCTCCAAATAAGCATGTAAGGATTACTTACATCATTTTTAGCCTCATCTACTATAATTAATATTCTTAGGTGCTCATAGAGAGGTTTAAGCTCTTCAAATAGATATTTTTGGCTTCTAGTTTTATTTACAGTTATTATTGTAACTGGATTTTTTGTATATTTATAATATTGTTTTAGATTAATAATATCACTTGAAATATCTTTCATCTTAGTTAATAGTTCATCATCAGCTAAAACTTTTACTCCACTATCACTTATCTCTTTTCCTGTACAATCAAGTCCTAGTTTTCCACCAACTGCAAATTTTGGACTTGAGTGATCAAGTGCATCAACTACACCTCTTGAGATAAAAAGATCATTTATATCTATTCTATTTAAAATATGTTTTGTTATCTCTTCATGGTTTGTGAGTTCTGGCGCATCATGGTTTACAAAAATAGCATGTTTTACAAAACTCATTTGCCCTACTCCCCAAAATGCATGCATCATTTGACTTGCATGTCCAGGATAAAGTGTTTTAATTTTTGCAATTATTAGATTATGAAAAACTCCATTTTCAGGCATATAATAATCAATCAAATCAGGTGCTGTAGTTTTAAGTAGTGGCAAGAATATTCTCTCTGTTGCATGTCCCATATATTTATCTTCTAAAGGTGGCTTTCCAACAACTGTTGCTAAAAATGTAGATTTTGCTTTACTTGTAATAGCTGTAACTTCCATAAATGGATATTCTTCCTCCAAAGTATAGTAACCAGTATGGTCACCAAAAGGTCCTTCTATTCTCATTTTTGAAGGATCTACAAAACCTTCTATTATAAAGTCATTATCCTTTGGTACATAGATATCATTTGTTATACTTTTTACAAGCTGTGCATTTTTATTTTTAACAAAACCATAAAGCATAAGTTCAAAAACTCCAATAGGTAAAGGGGCTTGTCCACACCAAATATACATAGGATCTCCACCAACACCTATTGATACTGGCATTTTTTTACCTGCAGCTTTATATTCATGGAAGAAGTGATTACTATCTTTATGTATTTGCCAATGCATACCTAAAGTATGGTCATCATAAACTTGAAGCCTATACATTCCTAAGTTTTTAAGTTCACCATTTAAACTAGTTGTATAAACTTGTCCCATAGTAATAAATGGTCCACCATCTTGCTCCCAAGTAGTCAAAATTGGTAAATCAGATAATTTAGCCTCAGCGCCAAGTTTTATCACTTGTTGACATTCACCTTTTCCTTTATTTTTTTTAGGAATTGTGTTTTTAAGTGCAAATAATTTTCCAAA
This portion of the Arcobacter nitrofigilis DSM 7299 genome encodes:
- a CDS encoding menaquinone biosynthesis decarboxylase, which encodes MEKAIELLRKNDLLIVIDDELDIYLEIPHIAYVEVKKEDSKAILFTNPIDKKNGKKFDIPVLMNVFCNEKAVKLFIGDGDKIGNEIESLLKMKPPTTFSEKLSTFGKLFALKNTIPKKNKGKGECQQVIKLGAEAKLSDLPILTTWEQDGGPFITMGQVYTTSLNGELKNLGMYRLQVYDDHTLGMHWQIHKDSNHFFHEYKAAGKKMPVSIGVGGDPMYIWCGQAPLPIGVFELMLYGFVKNKNAQLVKSITNDIYVPKDNDFIIEGFVDPSKMRIEGPFGDHTGYYTLEEEYPFMEVTAITSKAKSTFLATVVGKPPLEDKYMGHATERIFLPLLKTTAPDLIDYYMPENGVFHNLIIAKIKTLYPGHASQMMHAFWGVGQMSFVKHAIFVNHDAPELTNHEEITKHILNRIDINDLFISRGVVDALDHSSPKFAVGGKLGLDCTGKEISDSGVKVLADDELLTKMKDISSDIINLKQYYKYTKNPVTIITVNKTRSQKYLFEELKPLYEHLRILIIVDEAKNDVSNPYMLIWRVCNNIDSNRDIFIVNDTLGVDATNKNSYDNFQRRWPDDVDCTKSVIDDLRSRGILDCSDELISKFQI